One part of the Sphingobacterium sp. LZ7M1 genome encodes these proteins:
- the hemW gene encoding radical SAM family heme chaperone HemW has product MFYFHIPFCKQACHYCDFHFSTSLKYKEDLLQAMHQEIELRAAYLENKKVESLYFGGGTPSILQAKEIDALIGQVAKYFEISSDAEITLEANPDDLDKKKVQELRNTEINRFSIGIQSFFEEDLKWMNRAHNSEEAKSSIMRVQDAGFENITCDLIYGYPLLTNSKWKSNMQSLIELEVPHISSYSMTVEKKTALAHLINKGKTPALNEEQSAEQMLMLIDTLTSSGYEHYEISNFAKPDRYARHNSNYWKGKPYLGIGPSAHSFNGTSRSWNIANNALYIKGILAKELPLETEQLSKNDRFNEYVMTSLRTKWGIDKNYVEKEFGNDYLSSILKNIEEYVHNQEVMISEEGIISLSPSGKLLADQIAAELFIVD; this is encoded by the coding sequence ATGTTCTACTTCCACATTCCATTTTGCAAACAAGCTTGTCACTACTGCGACTTCCACTTTAGCACTTCCCTAAAGTACAAGGAAGACCTGCTCCAAGCAATGCATCAGGAAATTGAACTCCGTGCCGCCTACCTCGAGAACAAAAAAGTAGAATCCCTATATTTTGGTGGCGGAACACCTTCCATCCTCCAAGCAAAGGAAATCGACGCCCTAATCGGCCAAGTCGCCAAATATTTTGAAATCAGTTCCGATGCAGAGATCACCCTGGAAGCAAACCCTGACGACCTGGATAAAAAGAAAGTACAGGAACTCCGCAACACCGAGATCAACCGCTTCAGCATTGGCATACAGTCCTTTTTTGAGGAAGACCTCAAATGGATGAACCGTGCCCATAATTCCGAAGAAGCCAAATCATCGATCATGCGCGTGCAGGATGCCGGTTTTGAAAACATTACCTGCGACCTGATCTATGGTTACCCCTTATTGACCAATAGCAAATGGAAATCTAATATGCAATCACTGATTGAACTGGAAGTCCCACATATCTCCTCCTATTCCATGACGGTGGAAAAGAAAACCGCATTGGCACATCTTATCAACAAAGGGAAAACTCCAGCACTCAACGAAGAACAGAGTGCCGAACAGATGCTCATGCTCATCGATACGCTGACTTCCTCAGGATACGAACATTACGAAATCTCCAATTTTGCCAAACCAGATCGTTACGCCCGTCACAACAGCAATTACTGGAAAGGGAAACCCTACCTAGGCATTGGTCCTTCAGCACATTCCTTCAACGGAACTTCCAGATCTTGGAACATTGCCAACAATGCCCTGTACATCAAAGGAATCCTAGCTAAAGAACTACCGCTGGAAACGGAGCAACTGAGCAAGAACGATCGCTTCAATGAATATGTCATGACCTCATTAAGGACCAAATGGGGAATCGACAAAAACTACGTGGAAAAGGAATTTGGCAACGATTACCTGAGCAGCATCCTTAAAAACATAGAGGAATATGTTCACAACCAAGAAGTAATGATCTCAGAAGAAGGCATCATCAGTTTAAGCCCATCCGGAAAATTACTGGCAGATCAGATTGCAGCCGAATTATTTATCGTCGATTAA
- a CDS encoding (deoxy)nucleoside triphosphate pyrophosphohydrolase — MNVACGIIIKESRILICQRNSEKSLPLKWEFPGGKQEINETLEDCLLREIREELCIELDIVEKLPSHFHKYSFAEITLHPFVCYIKSGRIILNDHLAYKWCNKNEILQYDLADADIPIILNFLDK; from the coding sequence ATGAATGTTGCATGTGGAATAATAATAAAAGAATCTAGAATTCTTATCTGCCAAAGAAACTCTGAAAAATCTCTTCCTCTTAAATGGGAATTCCCAGGGGGCAAGCAAGAGATAAATGAAACACTGGAAGATTGCCTATTAAGAGAAATAAGAGAAGAGTTATGTATAGAATTAGATATAGTTGAAAAACTTCCTTCACATTTCCATAAATACTCTTTCGCAGAAATTACGCTTCATCCATTTGTTTGTTATATTAAATCTGGAAGAATTATTCTTAATGATCATCTTGCTTATAAGTGGTGCAACAAAAATGAAATCTTGCAGTATGATTTAGCTGATGCAGATATCCCAATAATTTTAAATTTTTTAGATAAATAA
- a CDS encoding type II toxin-antitoxin system HigA family antitoxin produces MKKLMPRRYRMWYILENETEYDRAIARFEELKHSKPGTTENKEKKLLVKLISDYEESNYHFDDIDPIELIKIRMKEFGLKQKDLQVTNKGLISKILNYKRPLSLNYIRVFSKELHIPADLLIKEYDLVSDK; encoded by the coding sequence ATGAAAAAATTAATGCCAAGGAGGTATAGAATGTGGTATATTTTAGAGAATGAAACGGAATACGATAGAGCGATAGCGCGTTTTGAGGAATTGAAACACTCTAAACCGGGTACTACTGAAAATAAAGAAAAGAAACTACTGGTAAAATTGATCTCTGATTATGAGGAGTCGAATTACCATTTTGATGATATTGACCCTATTGAATTAATCAAAATCAGAATGAAAGAATTTGGACTAAAACAAAAGGATCTTCAGGTGACCAATAAAGGCTTAATCAGCAAAATATTAAATTATAAGAGGCCTCTTTCTTTAAATTACATAAGAGTATTTTCCAAAGAATTACATATTCCGGCAGATTTACTAATCAAAGAATATGATTTAGTATCAGATAAATAA
- a CDS encoding VCBS repeat-containing protein — protein sequence MHIQMDVNGDGKMDYITGGWFAGTLYWMENPGDNTAWKKHSIDSTGNIETARGFDLDGDGNLEIIPNNPGHPLKYYKLITDANGKGTGKFSKIDVAPTQGHGMGFGDVNGDKRMDIIVNNGWHEAPADPKGKWTLHREFDFGDASIPVLVLDINKDGKNDLIVGQGHSYGLHWYEQKVASNGKREWIEHPIDLNNSQYHSMEWVDIDGDGEEELISGKRYRAHNGKDPGANDPVGLYYFKWNGESFTKNIISYGPLDQGKGAGIYFSVTDLRNSGRKDVIVAGKDGLYIFYNEGRK from the coding sequence ATGCATATCCAAATGGATGTCAATGGAGATGGAAAAATGGACTATATCACCGGGGGTTGGTTTGCGGGAACACTATATTGGATGGAGAACCCTGGAGACAATACAGCCTGGAAGAAACATAGCATTGATTCTACCGGCAATATTGAAACCGCTAGAGGTTTTGACCTTGATGGTGATGGCAACCTTGAAATTATCCCAAACAATCCTGGACATCCCTTGAAGTACTATAAGCTGATTACCGACGCCAATGGCAAAGGAACTGGAAAATTCAGTAAGATCGATGTTGCCCCAACGCAAGGGCATGGAATGGGCTTTGGAGATGTAAATGGCGACAAACGGATGGATATCATTGTTAACAATGGTTGGCATGAGGCTCCTGCAGACCCTAAAGGGAAATGGACGCTACATCGGGAATTTGATTTTGGAGATGCGAGCATCCCCGTATTGGTGCTGGACATCAACAAGGATGGAAAAAACGACCTTATCGTCGGACAAGGGCATTCCTACGGCCTTCATTGGTATGAACAAAAAGTTGCTTCAAATGGTAAGCGAGAGTGGATAGAACACCCTATTGACCTGAACAATTCACAATACCATAGCATGGAATGGGTAGACATTGATGGCGACGGAGAAGAAGAACTCATCAGCGGAAAACGATATAGAGCACACAATGGAAAAGATCCGGGTGCAAATGATCCTGTGGGATTATATTATTTCAAATGGAATGGCGAGTCCTTTACGAAAAACATCATTAGCTATGGACCGTTGGATCAAGGAAAAGGTGCAGGGATTTATTTTTCAGTGACAGACCTCAGAAACTCAGGCAGAAAAGATGTGATAGTCGCCGGGAAGGATGGACTGTATATTTTCTATAATGAAGGTAGGAAATAG
- a CDS encoding ImmA/IrrE family metallo-endopeptidase: protein MSFNPNWVSIPGDTIKSILEFKGSNIIEFSEKINKPSSFIENLIKGYVSIDNELAEALSEQLGFDKEFWLKREENYRTKLVELEKEWISNLPIRSMQKLGLLPLVNKDKIVNSCLHFFGVNTLDEWNKNYRNQISQFAFRKSPTFKTSPYSISVWFRQAENFIKKIKVGNWDKVIFESKLSEIKLLTREKKPIVFIPQLIKLCAECGVYVAIVRGLEGNPASGATKFINGNPLIILSFRYLTDDHFWFTFFHEAGHLILHGEKKLWLELDSNINENEEYEANLFAQACLIPHELENRLQYISRNKRSIIKISMDAQISPGILIGQLQHRGFISKSYMNGYKRYYTKDSINEAIHKVQEIFNH, encoded by the coding sequence ATGAGTTTTAATCCTAATTGGGTTTCTATACCAGGTGATACAATTAAAAGTATTTTAGAATTTAAAGGTTCTAATATTATTGAATTTTCTGAAAAAATTAATAAACCAAGTTCTTTTATTGAAAATTTAATCAAAGGCTATGTTAGTATAGACAATGAATTAGCTGAAGCTTTATCAGAGCAATTAGGATTTGATAAAGAATTTTGGCTTAAAAGGGAAGAAAATTATAGAACTAAGTTAGTAGAACTCGAAAAAGAGTGGATATCGAATTTACCAATAAGGAGCATGCAAAAGCTTGGTCTATTACCTTTAGTAAATAAAGATAAAATTGTAAACTCTTGTTTACATTTTTTTGGTGTTAATACCTTAGATGAATGGAATAAGAATTATCGCAATCAAATATCACAATTTGCATTCAGAAAATCCCCCACTTTTAAGACTAGTCCATATTCGATTTCAGTATGGTTTAGACAAGCTGAAAATTTTATAAAAAAGATTAAGGTCGGCAATTGGGACAAAGTAATATTTGAATCAAAATTATCCGAGATTAAGCTCTTAACAAGAGAGAAAAAACCTATAGTTTTCATTCCTCAATTGATTAAGTTATGTGCCGAATGCGGTGTATATGTAGCTATTGTTAGAGGTTTGGAAGGAAACCCAGCAAGCGGAGCTACAAAATTTATTAACGGAAATCCTTTAATTATATTAAGTTTTCGATATTTAACAGATGACCATTTTTGGTTTACATTTTTTCATGAAGCAGGACATCTTATCTTACACGGAGAGAAAAAGCTTTGGTTAGAATTAGATTCAAATATAAATGAAAATGAGGAATATGAGGCTAATCTTTTTGCTCAGGCATGTTTAATCCCTCATGAGTTAGAAAACAGATTGCAATATATTTCACGTAATAAGAGAAGTATAATAAAAATTTCAATGGACGCTCAAATATCTCCTGGAATATTAATTGGTCAGTTACAACATAGAGGTTTTATATCAAAATCGTATATGAATGGCTACAAAAGATACTATACAAAAGATAGTATTAATGAAGCCATCCATAAAGTTCAAGAAATATTTAACCATTAA
- a CDS encoding DUF6493 family protein encodes MFKHLKYIDGNSDKFWEIETSGASHTVTYGRNGTDGQSKTKSFDSEEACLKDAEKLINEKTKKGYSEDGTVNLEKQLSKDGKPAVKSANQQQKEELINEFRDLVKRANVDGIVPFLEKHASGNLELLRKELKDIKKYYMTYVDLAKEPQFRSQNSGDWGYRANRIQQFVIKLLALGLVNQTEANSWFELVELLNEAKNPKMLRVLEYAKPTWIVEFLLTQIKRNNWINVKYWNLRMYEEKGLVSFNPELYALTIPDFYENYPSDINEEMLEEFCSDPIVLQRDIPLVFEYETGIQGINYNYDHKTGTSISLWKTIFEKLVKDGKYSKEFVLNGALEVQTKNWNPNLKTFFRELIVNIKPEDDLLLKEQHAIFPLFHAEQTGSINFAINILKPLLDHKDFDIQEFLTWIEPVFMRVDMKGGVKTMIIQLDKLLKNKPELSDRISAMVADTFMIPDLQLQERATKFLLKHQKNVSVTVQEKLSMYSTQMLGATSNDLKELIGEEANYYSEDDILASLAGEDHENYKYDPVAVEKLVEEIKVPSDWNDILFLLGQFIHSKDHLDMEIFLNAWTLHLKDFPEDYKKQLEPYINKLKNTYEDSAFIGIFSEVFINYFHRPAKNYIFNNNYYSKSKTVMLLNLLLVTLQNRWRSGTALPLLSLPTHKPYWIDPSVLLDRILLYEEMREDINIVDLSIALSRTVRENLPDVEGKIDRLEHEQLREILRFALGFDKQMSLAKKNWFSKLMGKTEGEDDWIGLWATVARTHYPDAVFEEFDATVLKAAPFAVKPFEMEIKVEPYIVQQMNWRINKKEDVFIGNQLQYAFPPNGKFPETFLYALDLFNRVNDQYYSSYIHALDVPFVCSVTPQNTEATCMFYTVQHNLMAEWSDKSSKPLLEQMFYPFFKMNEYAIWYLATNFYNKDKAVRATVVELLIQLIEQNRLPTEALGKKLMLLLNSDYGPIGRMAEILEQCKDISSKHNQAILQTLSNAFEDVVIKDKMPTNFKKLVELFYDLQHKCNWQLSEKLKESMQKLEGYKSLQPILKKILK; translated from the coding sequence ATGTTCAAGCATCTTAAATATATTGACGGCAATTCAGATAAGTTTTGGGAAATTGAAACCTCAGGGGCTAGCCATACTGTTACCTACGGTAGAAATGGAACGGATGGGCAATCGAAGACCAAGTCCTTTGATTCTGAAGAAGCTTGTTTAAAAGATGCGGAGAAGTTAATCAATGAGAAGACCAAAAAGGGCTATTCAGAAGATGGGACTGTAAACCTGGAAAAACAGCTGTCCAAGGATGGTAAGCCAGCCGTGAAATCTGCTAATCAGCAACAGAAAGAGGAATTGATCAATGAGTTCAGAGATTTGGTTAAAAGAGCAAATGTAGATGGAATCGTCCCTTTCTTGGAAAAGCATGCAAGTGGGAATTTAGAGTTGCTCAGGAAGGAATTAAAGGATATAAAAAAGTACTATATGACCTATGTGGATCTAGCTAAAGAGCCTCAGTTCAGATCTCAGAATTCTGGTGATTGGGGGTATCGGGCAAATAGGATCCAACAGTTCGTCATTAAACTCCTTGCTCTAGGGCTGGTAAACCAAACTGAAGCTAACTCCTGGTTTGAGCTGGTGGAGTTGTTGAATGAAGCCAAAAATCCTAAGATGCTGCGGGTTTTGGAATATGCGAAGCCGACCTGGATAGTTGAATTCTTATTGACACAGATTAAAAGGAACAATTGGATAAATGTGAAATATTGGAATTTAAGGATGTATGAGGAGAAGGGGTTAGTTTCATTTAACCCTGAGCTCTATGCCTTGACAATCCCTGACTTTTATGAAAATTATCCTTCCGATATCAATGAAGAAATGTTGGAGGAGTTTTGTTCTGATCCGATCGTTTTGCAACGCGATATCCCTTTGGTATTTGAATATGAAACCGGTATTCAAGGGATTAACTATAATTATGACCATAAAACCGGAACCAGTATTTCTCTTTGGAAAACAATCTTTGAGAAGTTGGTAAAGGATGGAAAGTACAGTAAGGAGTTCGTTCTGAATGGTGCCCTAGAGGTGCAGACAAAAAATTGGAACCCTAACCTGAAGACCTTTTTTAGGGAGCTGATCGTGAACATAAAACCTGAAGATGATCTGTTGTTGAAAGAGCAACATGCAATCTTTCCTTTGTTTCATGCAGAGCAAACCGGTTCTATCAATTTTGCCATAAATATCCTTAAACCCTTATTAGATCATAAAGATTTTGATATCCAGGAATTCCTGACTTGGATTGAACCTGTTTTTATGCGTGTCGATATGAAAGGGGGCGTGAAGACCATGATCATTCAATTGGATAAATTGTTGAAGAACAAGCCTGAGCTCAGTGATCGGATTTCGGCAATGGTCGCGGATACCTTTATGATTCCTGACCTTCAATTGCAGGAGCGTGCCACTAAGTTTCTGTTGAAACATCAGAAGAATGTATCTGTAACTGTTCAGGAAAAACTATCGATGTACAGTACACAGATGTTAGGGGCTACATCTAATGATCTTAAGGAGTTAATAGGAGAAGAAGCTAACTATTATTCTGAAGATGATATCCTAGCTAGCTTGGCGGGTGAGGACCATGAAAACTACAAATATGATCCAGTGGCGGTAGAAAAGTTGGTTGAAGAAATCAAGGTTCCATCTGACTGGAATGATATCCTGTTTCTGTTAGGGCAGTTTATCCATAGTAAGGATCATTTGGATATGGAAATCTTTTTGAATGCATGGACCTTACATTTAAAGGATTTTCCAGAAGATTATAAAAAACAATTGGAGCCGTATATCAATAAATTGAAGAATACCTATGAGGATAGTGCTTTCATTGGAATATTTTCTGAGGTTTTTATTAATTATTTCCATCGACCGGCTAAAAACTACATATTCAATAACAACTATTATTCTAAAAGTAAGACGGTCATGTTATTGAATCTCTTATTGGTAACTCTTCAAAACCGATGGAGATCTGGAACGGCATTGCCTCTTCTGTCATTGCCGACGCATAAGCCATATTGGATCGATCCATCTGTCTTATTAGATAGAATCCTTTTGTATGAAGAAATGCGGGAAGACATCAATATCGTGGACCTGAGTATTGCACTGAGCCGTACCGTTCGTGAAAATTTGCCTGATGTTGAAGGCAAGATTGATAGGCTGGAGCATGAACAACTAAGGGAAATCCTTCGATTTGCCTTAGGCTTTGATAAACAGATGTCTCTAGCTAAAAAGAATTGGTTTTCTAAATTGATGGGTAAAACGGAAGGGGAGGATGATTGGATAGGATTATGGGCGACCGTGGCTAGGACGCATTATCCTGATGCAGTTTTTGAGGAATTTGATGCAACGGTCTTAAAGGCGGCCCCTTTTGCCGTAAAACCCTTTGAAATGGAGATTAAGGTTGAGCCGTATATTGTGCAACAAATGAATTGGAGGATCAATAAAAAGGAAGATGTTTTTATCGGGAACCAATTGCAATATGCCTTTCCGCCTAATGGAAAGTTCCCAGAAACCTTTTTATATGCATTGGATTTATTCAATCGCGTAAATGATCAATATTACTCCAGTTATATTCATGCTTTGGATGTGCCTTTTGTGTGCAGTGTAACGCCTCAAAATACGGAAGCTACCTGTATGTTTTATACCGTTCAACATAATCTCATGGCTGAATGGAGTGATAAATCAAGCAAACCGCTCTTGGAACAAATGTTTTATCCTTTCTTCAAAATGAATGAATATGCCATTTGGTATTTAGCAACAAACTTTTATAACAAGGATAAAGCGGTCCGAGCAACTGTTGTAGAGTTGTTGATTCAGCTGATCGAACAAAATAGATTACCAACGGAAGCACTAGGGAAAAAGCTTATGCTACTATTGAATAGTGATTATGGACCGATAGGTCGAATGGCGGAAATATTAGAACAATGCAAGGATATTTCTTCTAAACACAATCAAGCAATCCTGCAAACACTGAGTAATGCCTTTGAAGATGTAGTGATAAAGGATAAAATGCCCACCAATTTTAAGAAATTAGTGGAGCTGTTCTATGATCTTCAACATAAGTGCAATTGGCAGCTGAGTGAAAAACTGAAGGAGTCGATGCAGAAATTGGAAGGATATAAATCCCTTCAACCAATCTTAAAGAAAATATTGAAATAG
- a CDS encoding SWIM zinc finger family protein, whose protein sequence is MANVDLDIAYQTNSVLTQKSGIQQLVLSHQAELKEVNDVPCFFWGSLTDPLTTSKCLMTLSKVVRSSFGPIPPSLRDPIVSAGTDQIRFEGFSSCNGVYARLDLLEEAIDGEFLASGTTNVDFNEPMLNALNAVRKTEKMVLGVGSKEVSISTNKGKVVEKKVRLPERWIKGLTSVQLYLAGMEEKFRLNKVQVIQLFQAIPKGNVKGEFFLTKRANRFVLSPLASPDSVRIGGVQRLRLLEGILPYIDSMVVYQEQGAESCSVVADFKNMRLTLSLSPDNYRGFSGEGNVLENMVQSVPDEWVLGINSLLKSNELFDPTMLSIEHDVDFGTMDSLTASLSSIGLLGYDLNSHQHYYRRLPFKLERILSLNPRLKNAKKLLEHSSVQIVKSSENYIEARVEGSGVQHTVIIQNEQGRCTCDWFTNHQGKRGVCKHILAVKMLNNG, encoded by the coding sequence ATGGCAAATGTAGATCTAGATATTGCGTATCAAACGAATTCAGTTTTGACCCAGAAGTCGGGAATTCAACAATTGGTACTGTCGCACCAAGCGGAGCTTAAGGAAGTAAATGATGTTCCTTGTTTCTTTTGGGGTAGTTTGACAGATCCGCTAACTACCTCTAAATGCTTAATGACCCTTTCCAAAGTGGTTAGGTCCAGTTTTGGACCTATTCCCCCAAGTCTTCGTGATCCTATTGTTTCTGCCGGTACGGATCAGATCCGCTTTGAGGGTTTCTCCTCCTGTAATGGGGTTTATGCCCGCTTAGACCTATTAGAAGAAGCCATTGACGGTGAATTCCTAGCTAGCGGTACCACGAATGTGGATTTTAACGAACCTATGTTGAATGCATTGAATGCTGTTAGGAAAACAGAGAAGATGGTCCTAGGGGTAGGCAGTAAGGAAGTCTCCATCAGTACAAATAAGGGGAAGGTAGTTGAGAAGAAAGTTCGATTGCCAGAACGTTGGATAAAGGGATTGACCTCGGTGCAGTTGTATTTGGCTGGTATGGAGGAGAAATTTAGACTGAACAAGGTTCAGGTCATCCAATTGTTCCAAGCTATTCCCAAAGGGAATGTGAAAGGTGAGTTTTTTCTTACCAAACGTGCTAATCGATTTGTGCTAAGTCCGCTTGCCAGCCCTGATTCGGTTCGAATTGGCGGTGTTCAACGGTTGAGGCTCCTGGAAGGTATATTGCCGTACATCGATAGTATGGTAGTCTATCAAGAGCAAGGCGCTGAGAGCTGTTCAGTTGTCGCTGATTTTAAGAACATGCGATTGACCCTGTCACTGTCGCCTGATAATTATAGGGGCTTTTCGGGAGAAGGGAATGTATTGGAGAATATGGTGCAATCCGTTCCTGATGAATGGGTTTTAGGGATAAACTCGTTGTTGAAATCCAATGAGCTTTTTGACCCTACAATGCTATCAATTGAACATGATGTAGATTTTGGAACGATGGATAGCTTAACTGCCTCGCTCTCCTCCATTGGTCTTTTGGGATATGACCTGAATAGCCATCAGCATTACTATAGGAGACTGCCCTTTAAGTTGGAGAGAATTCTTTCCTTGAACCCTAGGTTGAAAAACGCCAAGAAGTTACTGGAGCATTCAAGTGTTCAAATTGTGAAATCTTCCGAGAACTATATTGAAGCCAGGGTAGAGGGCTCAGGAGTTCAGCATACAGTCATCATACAAAATGAACAGGGTAGATGTACCTGTGATTGGTTTACAAATCACCAAGGGAAACGCGGTGTCTGTAAGCATATATTGGCTGTGAAGATGTTGAATAATGGGTAG
- a CDS encoding antitoxin Xre/MbcA/ParS toxin-binding domain-containing protein, producing MSSKNKVQPHESIIKETTSFPTATNTKLSSTWLVRKLKDSPAEQLAIIEKIRTGVTKKEWKDFIMYIEADEKDFEKILPNSKRKMQNKNIFNQETSERIYEISHLFGLGYEVFDSPEKFKNWLFTHSKPLGNKKPFDFLDSSLGFILVENEITRVKYNVYC from the coding sequence ATGAGTTCAAAAAACAAAGTCCAACCTCACGAAAGCATAATAAAAGAGACCACTTCTTTTCCAACAGCAACAAATACAAAACTTTCTTCCACTTGGTTAGTTAGAAAGCTGAAAGATTCACCTGCAGAGCAATTAGCTATAATTGAAAAGATCCGAACAGGAGTAACTAAAAAGGAATGGAAAGATTTTATTATGTATATAGAAGCTGATGAAAAGGATTTTGAAAAAATATTACCAAACTCCAAAAGAAAAATGCAAAATAAAAACATCTTCAATCAAGAAACCTCAGAAAGAATCTATGAGATATCCCACTTATTTGGATTGGGATATGAGGTATTTGATAGTCCCGAAAAATTTAAAAATTGGCTTTTTACCCATTCAAAACCCTTAGGAAACAAAAAACCATTTGATTTCTTAGATAGCTCATTAGGTTTTATCCTCGTCGAAAATGAAATTACTAGGGTTAAGTACAATGTGTATTGCTAA
- a CDS encoding thymidylate synthase, with protein MIFESKTIDDILYSSIKSILKNGIYVQNSSKGPNFEISPSLIILKNPLARISLSKNRGKSFSPLGELLWYLNGNNELEFIKYYINKYIEFSDDGISLYGGYGPRIFGSSNYKNQFQNCFIKLSEKPDTKHAVIQILHSEDLFKVTNDLPCTNSVQFLIRDKKLNMYVNMRSNDVLYGLSHDIFCFTFLQEIMSRKLQIELGNYYHYTASLHLYEDKIEEANKYLNEGLQSSIIEMPIMPSENIDSNIKELLENEKKIRNGDYSFESRTIPQYWKDILRVLQAFNITKKSIPPEEKKALLLNINKRFSNDYYQRYIEEKILAL; from the coding sequence ATGATATTTGAATCTAAAACAATTGATGATATATTATATAGTAGTATAAAATCCATCTTGAAGAATGGCATATATGTACAAAACTCCTCAAAAGGGCCAAACTTTGAAATAAGCCCAAGTTTAATAATCCTTAAAAACCCACTTGCCCGAATAAGTTTATCAAAAAACAGGGGTAAATCCTTTTCTCCCTTGGGGGAATTATTATGGTATCTTAATGGAAATAATGAATTAGAATTTATTAAATATTATATCAACAAATATATAGAGTTTAGTGATGATGGAATTAGTTTATATGGTGGATATGGCCCTCGAATTTTTGGTTCATCGAACTATAAAAATCAGTTCCAAAATTGTTTTATAAAATTAAGTGAAAAACCAGACACTAAGCATGCAGTAATTCAAATACTGCATAGTGAGGATTTATTCAAGGTTACAAATGATTTACCTTGTACAAATTCTGTCCAATTTCTCATTAGAGATAAAAAGCTAAATATGTATGTTAATATGAGATCAAACGATGTTTTATATGGTCTTTCTCATGATATCTTTTGTTTTACATTTCTACAAGAAATTATGTCAAGAAAACTTCAAATTGAACTTGGGAATTACTATCATTATACTGCATCTCTTCATTTATATGAAGATAAAATAGAAGAAGCAAATAAATATTTAAACGAAGGTTTGCAATCATCGATAATTGAAATGCCTATAATGCCAAGTGAAAATATTGATTCAAATATTAAAGAACTTTTGGAAAATGAAAAAAAAATTAGAAACGGCGACTATTCTTTTGAAAGTAGAACAATACCTCAATATTGGAAAGATATATTGAGAGTCCTTCAAGCTTTTAATATTACAAAAAAATCAATTCCTCCTGAGGAAAAAAAAGCGTTATTACTAAATATTAATAAAAGGTTTAGCAATGATTATTATCAAAGGTATATTGAAGAAAAAATATTAGCATTATGA